A DNA window from Bdellovibrio sp. BCCA contains the following coding sequences:
- the csrA gene encoding carbon storage regulator CsrA — protein sequence MLVLTRKLGESIAIDDHIKIRVVQIKGKQVRLGIEAPKDTKIHREEVYVAIQEQNQQSASVPADKTRSVAKLLKP from the coding sequence ATGCTGGTTCTCACACGGAAGTTGGGTGAAAGCATCGCTATCGATGACCACATCAAAATTAGAGTAGTTCAAATCAAGGGTAAACAGGTCCGCCTAGGTATCGAAGCGCCCAAAGACACGAAAATCCACCGTGAAGAAGTTTACGTTGCGATCCAAGAACAGAACCAACAGTCTGCCAGTGTCCCTGCTGATAAAACGCGCAGCGTTGCAAAGCTATTGAAGCCTTAA
- the fliW gene encoding flagellar assembly protein FliW, with amino-acid sequence MIISTSRFGQVELKQEDVLTFPEGLLGFADLRKFVLLDDPNDEIFAWLQSCEAPQIAFPVLEPELFAPQYKATLTKSDLEALKLTAQDKARYFSIVTIPDDPTLMTANLKAPVVVNVAARMARQCVLQDNNLAIREPIFTKLQQRVVQNPAVAIKNQSSGIDVATKLHVVKDAEL; translated from the coding sequence ATGATCATTTCGACATCGCGCTTCGGCCAAGTTGAGCTGAAACAAGAAGATGTTTTGACGTTTCCGGAAGGCCTTCTGGGTTTTGCGGATTTGCGCAAGTTCGTTCTTCTCGATGATCCAAATGACGAGATCTTTGCATGGTTGCAAAGCTGTGAAGCGCCTCAAATAGCGTTTCCAGTTTTAGAGCCGGAACTTTTCGCTCCTCAATACAAAGCCACTCTCACAAAAAGCGATTTGGAAGCGTTGAAACTAACGGCTCAAGATAAAGCTCGTTACTTCTCTATCGTAACTATTCCTGATGATCCGACTTTGATGACAGCAAACTTGAAAGCTCCGGTTGTTGTGAATGTGGCGGCGAGAATGGCTCGTCAATGTGTTCTTCAAGACAATAACTTGGCGATCCGCGAGCCGATCTTCACGAAGTTGCAACAACGTGTGGTGCAAAACCCTGCGGTGGCGATCAAGAATCAATCTTCTGGTATCGACGTTGCGACGAAGTTGCACGTCGTGAAAGACGCTGAACTTTAA
- a CDS encoding C1 family peptidase translates to MRVVWSVLILFLSYSAHAATAESCTTVDLRKDFGPIRNQDGVGWCYAFSAADMITFKNKGRAYVSASDMATQYISQQNVSLTSGPIVTFGGGVPVQAMKMAAKKGVCTEASVPSEVNQGSDIYEAYYNLFRISKSIQTTGRGKEYCAGAAQAYQKFFPSSSPQEIAKTIATEPPWQVVAKLQSKNCPTRYSAGFNENDVTAETNKAKIPQVIKNQFDQKKPVMISYPIKLIMKKHPTAEGMHASVLVGRKFNAKTKKCEYLIRNSFGRSCDGYNKSLKCESGNIWVAENDLFESVADITYFK, encoded by the coding sequence ATGAGAGTGGTCTGGAGCGTTCTGATTTTATTCTTAAGTTATTCCGCACATGCTGCAACAGCAGAGTCGTGCACAACCGTGGATCTTCGTAAAGATTTCGGACCGATTCGCAATCAAGACGGTGTGGGTTGGTGTTATGCTTTTTCTGCGGCGGATATGATTACTTTTAAAAACAAAGGCCGCGCTTACGTTTCTGCTTCTGACATGGCAACTCAGTATATCAGTCAGCAAAACGTTTCTCTTACAAGCGGACCCATTGTTACTTTCGGCGGTGGAGTCCCAGTGCAGGCAATGAAAATGGCCGCCAAAAAAGGTGTGTGCACAGAGGCGTCCGTTCCTTCTGAGGTCAATCAAGGAAGTGATATCTACGAAGCTTATTACAATCTTTTCCGCATCTCGAAATCTATTCAGACAACGGGGCGAGGAAAAGAATATTGCGCCGGTGCCGCTCAAGCTTATCAAAAGTTTTTCCCGAGTAGTTCTCCGCAAGAGATCGCAAAGACAATTGCGACGGAGCCTCCATGGCAAGTTGTCGCAAAACTGCAGAGTAAAAACTGTCCTACTCGCTACAGTGCAGGCTTTAATGAAAACGATGTGACGGCAGAAACGAACAAAGCCAAGATACCGCAAGTTATTAAAAATCAATTCGATCAAAAAAAACCCGTGATGATTTCTTATCCTATAAAGCTCATCATGAAAAAACATCCTACGGCTGAGGGCATGCACGCGAGTGTTTTGGTGGGAAGAAAGTTTAATGCGAAAACAAAAAAATGCGAATATCTGATTCGCAATTCTTTTGGACGTAGCTGTGACGGCTACAACAAATCTTTAAAGTGTGAATCAGGAAATATCTGGGTTGCCGAAAATGACTTATTTGAATCCGTTGCTGATATTACTTATTTTAAGTAG
- a CDS encoding FAD:protein FMN transferase — translation MKHATRRMKPLLGTFVEVGSACPSAQDSPAFDAAFSAIEQIHNLLSFHNPQSDLSRLNYSFGNEVELHPHSLRVLRLAKAMSCASDGLFNPTVGGKLQSLGYLPDHSSYFQSSEIPLPIGEAFDIQMRRKKVFLARPVRVVLDGIAKGYAVDLAIKALKQAGLSNGWVNAGGDIRVYGDVVLPLQIRGPEGLGETLGGLQNMSVATTWVKDVYDQSFPGWVVLGDRKPALGVWTVLAKKAWRADALTKVASLAFPEERAEIMARLGGRCL, via the coding sequence ATGAAACATGCTACGCGCAGAATGAAGCCTCTCTTGGGAACATTTGTCGAGGTGGGCTCTGCCTGCCCTTCGGCTCAAGATTCCCCCGCTTTTGATGCTGCGTTTTCCGCGATCGAACAAATTCATAATCTTTTGAGCTTTCACAATCCTCAGAGTGATTTAAGTCGTTTAAATTATTCATTCGGAAATGAAGTAGAGTTACATCCGCACAGTCTGCGCGTGCTTCGTCTAGCCAAAGCCATGTCTTGCGCCAGCGATGGTCTTTTTAACCCCACTGTGGGCGGAAAGCTTCAGTCTTTAGGTTATTTACCGGATCATTCTTCTTATTTTCAAAGCTCTGAGATTCCTTTGCCGATCGGTGAAGCTTTCGATATTCAGATGCGCAGAAAAAAAGTATTTCTCGCTCGCCCTGTGCGCGTCGTCTTAGACGGCATTGCCAAAGGGTATGCCGTGGATCTCGCGATCAAAGCGTTAAAGCAAGCAGGCCTTTCCAACGGTTGGGTCAACGCTGGCGGCGACATTCGCGTTTACGGAGACGTGGTCTTACCATTGCAAATCCGCGGACCTGAGGGCCTTGGTGAAACCCTGGGTGGCTTGCAAAATATGTCTGTCGCCACAACCTGGGTGAAAGACGTCTACGATCAAAGCTTTCCCGGCTGGGTGGTTTTAGGGGACCGCAAGCCCGCTTTGGGTGTTTGGACGGTTCTGGCTAAAAAAGCCTGGCGCGCAGATGCTTTAACAAAGGTCGCAAGCCTTGCTTTTCCTGAAGAAAGAGCAGAGATTATGGCTCGTTTAGGTGGACGCTGTTTATGA
- a CDS encoding FMN-binding protein produces the protein MSLFRKEYLTLLPVTMITSMAYATDYFTTEQAQKVLFPEADTFVANPVTLTDEQKEKIEEIAKVRQRKKEVPAWRAEKKGKLLGWFIIDEVIGKHEFITYSVAISPEGKVLGLEIMSYRETKGGQVRDSSWRKHFAGKTISDPFKLDVDIPNISGATLSSRNITDGVKRLLSFHKIVLQK, from the coding sequence ATGAGCCTGTTTAGAAAAGAATATCTTACTCTTCTCCCCGTCACGATGATCACGTCTATGGCGTATGCCACGGACTACTTCACGACGGAGCAGGCTCAAAAAGTTCTTTTCCCTGAAGCTGATACTTTTGTCGCAAACCCTGTGACTTTGACAGACGAGCAAAAAGAAAAGATCGAAGAGATCGCCAAAGTTCGTCAGCGCAAAAAAGAAGTCCCAGCTTGGCGCGCTGAAAAAAAAGGAAAGCTTTTAGGTTGGTTCATCATTGATGAAGTGATCGGAAAACACGAGTTCATCACTTACAGCGTGGCGATTTCTCCGGAGGGAAAAGTTTTGGGCCTTGAGATCATGAGCTACCGCGAAACCAAAGGCGGCCAAGTTCGAGATTCAAGCTGGAGAAAACACTTTGCAGGAAAAACGATTTCCGATCCGTTTAAGCTCGACGTCGATATTCCAAATATCAGCGGGGCAACCCTTTCCAGCCGCAATATCACTGACGGCGTGAAAAGACTTCTTTCCTTCCATAAAATCGTTTTACAAAAATGA
- a CDS encoding DUF6662 family protein yields the protein MKKLGFCLLVTVLVQASFARADENLLGYVKGAETLPKGSWELYQILTSRDNKGAGKYHALDSKTEVEYGATDSLSLSGSLQMLQVEMSGLSVDGYLPKDNNLSLRPSGVEAGLKYNFLSPAKDIIGLSSYLSFSYNWLDRHSGQNKDSYSMELLFIAQKYFLEGEVVWSSNLGFETTYARRGDLNDLPPGFDWPVEPEVEIGFTADTGVAYRFMPNWFIGAEALFESEYETEVGTERWTVFTGPSLHYGSEKWWATLTWIQQVSGGGEKFDAQDDNNLHLIEKTKYETRLKVGFNF from the coding sequence ATGAAAAAATTAGGATTTTGTTTACTTGTGACAGTTCTGGTTCAGGCGTCTTTTGCACGCGCCGATGAAAACCTTCTTGGTTACGTAAAAGGTGCTGAGACTCTTCCAAAAGGAAGCTGGGAGCTTTATCAGATCCTAACTTCTCGTGATAACAAAGGTGCAGGCAAATACCACGCTTTGGATTCAAAAACAGAAGTTGAGTACGGTGCTACTGACAGCTTGTCACTTTCTGGCAGCTTGCAGATGTTGCAAGTAGAGATGTCCGGTTTGTCTGTCGATGGTTACTTGCCGAAAGACAACAACCTTTCACTTCGTCCCTCTGGTGTTGAAGCAGGTCTTAAATACAATTTCTTAAGCCCGGCAAAAGACATCATCGGTCTTTCTTCTTACCTTTCTTTTTCGTACAATTGGTTGGACAGACATTCGGGTCAAAACAAAGACAGCTACTCGATGGAACTTCTTTTCATCGCTCAAAAATACTTCCTTGAAGGTGAGGTTGTTTGGTCTTCAAACTTGGGCTTTGAAACGACTTACGCGCGTCGCGGAGATTTGAACGATCTTCCTCCTGGATTTGACTGGCCTGTAGAACCGGAAGTTGAAATCGGTTTCACTGCTGATACGGGCGTTGCTTACCGTTTCATGCCAAACTGGTTCATCGGTGCGGAAGCTCTTTTTGAGAGTGAATATGAAACTGAAGTGGGCACAGAGCGCTGGACTGTTTTCACAGGCCCAAGCTTACACTACGGAAGTGAAAAATGGTGGGCGACTTTGACTTGGATTCAACAAGTCAGCGGTGGCGGTGAAAAGTTTGATGCGCAAGACGACAACAACCTTCACTTGATCGAAAAAACGAAATACGAAACTCGTTTAAAAGTGGGCTTTAACTTCTAA
- a CDS encoding DNA recombination protein RmuC — MNFIAIAAFIAGAIISGLVVYFKNKAQAAAEKAQLQAEVQALQMKNDLLSQSIQEQKSLMTEARKQQEELANRMNVQFEVVAQKIFEEKSAKFTDQNHKNIASVLEPLKERIKDFEKKVEETYSTERSERGVLRGELTKLMELNKVMSAETQNLTKALKGEVKTQGNWGELILENILERSGLRKGDEYIIQGTDMDLRGEDGQILRPDVIVNLPDEKHLIVDSKMTLIAYEQYTSAEIPEDQERAGKLHVESLKKHIDGLSEKKYHAADKLISPDFVILFMPLEPAFALAFKLKPELFQYAWERNVAIVSPTTLLATLRTVAALWKQDRQEKNALEIAKRGGLLYEKFAGLLKDLQNLGEKLGAAQKAHEEVIKKVSEGRGNLIDQVEDLKRLGAKTEKSLPQLENA, encoded by the coding sequence ATGAATTTCATCGCCATTGCCGCTTTTATTGCAGGAGCCATTATTTCAGGTCTCGTGGTTTATTTTAAAAATAAAGCCCAGGCTGCGGCAGAAAAAGCGCAATTACAGGCCGAAGTTCAAGCTTTGCAGATGAAAAACGACCTCCTCTCACAAAGCATTCAAGAGCAAAAATCTTTGATGACCGAAGCACGCAAGCAACAAGAAGAACTGGCAAACCGCATGAACGTGCAGTTTGAAGTCGTTGCACAAAAAATCTTTGAAGAAAAATCAGCGAAGTTCACGGATCAAAACCACAAAAACATCGCCTCTGTTTTAGAACCTCTCAAAGAGCGCATCAAAGACTTCGAGAAAAAAGTGGAAGAGACGTACTCCACCGAGCGTTCCGAGCGCGGCGTTCTTCGTGGTGAGCTGACAAAACTGATGGAATTGAACAAAGTGATGTCAGCAGAAACTCAAAACCTTACGAAAGCTTTAAAGGGCGAAGTGAAAACCCAAGGCAATTGGGGCGAGTTGATTCTTGAAAATATCTTAGAGCGTTCAGGCCTTCGCAAAGGTGATGAGTACATCATTCAAGGCACAGACATGGATTTGCGCGGTGAAGACGGACAGATTCTTCGTCCTGACGTGATCGTGAATTTGCCTGACGAAAAACATTTGATCGTCGACTCGAAAATGACTTTGATCGCTTACGAACAATACACATCCGCGGAAATTCCGGAAGATCAAGAGCGCGCAGGAAAACTTCATGTGGAGTCTTTGAAAAAACACATCGACGGTTTGTCAGAGAAAAAATATCACGCGGCTGATAAGCTGATCTCTCCTGATTTTGTGATTCTTTTTATGCCTTTGGAGCCGGCGTTTGCGTTGGCGTTTAAATTAAAGCCTGAACTTTTCCAATATGCGTGGGAAAGAAACGTGGCGATTGTGAGCCCGACAACACTTTTGGCGACATTGCGAACGGTAGCGGCTTTGTGGAAACAAGACCGTCAGGAAAAAAATGCGCTGGAGATCGCGAAACGTGGTGGCCTTCTTTACGAAAAATTCGCGGGTCTTCTTAAAGATCTCCAAAACTTAGGTGAAAAACTGGGAGCGGCTCAAAAAGCTCATGAAGAGGTTATCAAGAAGGTTTCGGAAGGCCGTGGAAACTTGATCGACCAAGTGGAAGATCTTAAGCGCTTGGGCGCAAAGACAGAGAAATCCTTACCTCAATTGGAAAACGCCTAA
- the menA gene encoding 1,4-dihydroxy-2-naphthoate octaprenyltransferase, with protein MTSATQIKSIILAFRPKTLTAALVPCLAGTALVKAVGLSWDGWVLFYALMASFLIQIGTNLVNDAVDFKKGADTEKRIGPQRITQAGILTANQVMALGSLCFLLAVLCGVPLVMKGGWVIVAIGVASVLMGYSYTAGPFPLAYLGLGDLFVILFFGLLAVTGIVFLNTGKWLTEALVLGLQIGFHATVLIAINNLRDHSGDALVNKKTLAVRFGVQFSRWEIATLCFLPFVLNIYWWTEGYKIPAIFSLFALPLAVKITKNVFSTEPSPAYNRFLGQAAGLHLVFGLLLAIGFAF; from the coding sequence ATGACTTCTGCGACTCAAATTAAAAGTATTATTCTCGCTTTCCGTCCTAAAACTTTAACAGCCGCTCTGGTTCCATGCTTGGCAGGAACAGCGCTGGTCAAAGCCGTCGGTCTTTCTTGGGACGGATGGGTTTTGTTTTACGCTTTGATGGCGTCCTTTCTTATTCAAATCGGCACAAACCTTGTGAATGATGCCGTGGATTTCAAAAAAGGTGCGGATACTGAAAAACGCATCGGTCCTCAACGCATTACTCAAGCTGGAATTTTAACGGCGAATCAAGTGATGGCTTTGGGTTCTTTGTGTTTCCTTTTGGCGGTTTTGTGTGGAGTGCCTCTCGTGATGAAAGGCGGCTGGGTCATTGTCGCTATCGGGGTTGCTTCCGTTTTGATGGGATACTCTTACACAGCGGGACCTTTTCCTTTAGCTTACTTGGGGCTTGGTGATCTTTTTGTGATCTTGTTCTTTGGTCTTCTTGCGGTGACGGGAATTGTTTTCCTGAACACAGGTAAATGGCTCACGGAAGCTTTGGTGCTTGGATTGCAAATCGGCTTTCACGCGACAGTGCTTATTGCCATCAACAATCTTCGCGATCACAGCGGGGATGCTTTGGTGAATAAGAAAACTTTGGCCGTGCGTTTTGGTGTGCAGTTTTCACGCTGGGAAATTGCGACCCTGTGCTTTTTGCCATTTGTACTCAATATCTACTGGTGGACAGAAGGATATAAGATCCCTGCAATCTTCTCTTTGTTTGCTTTGCCATTGGCTGTGAAAATCACAAAAAATGTTTTCTCTACCGAACCAAGTCCGGCCTATAATCGTTTCTTGGGACAAGCGGCAGGATTGCATCTTGTCTTTGGATTACTTCTCGCGATTGGATTTGCGTTTTGA
- the menC gene encoding o-succinylbenzoate synthase MenC, with product MIKISYSPYTLKPVQSLNAVSSAAPREGVLLKVEWSDGLTGYADLHPWPELGDLSLEDQLSELRRGRMSVQIEQSIWLARRDAQLRKDKKSVYEGGEKIKNNYLLSDFKLIKPGFLDELKTQGFTTLKMKVGRDLQEEADILTHVAAAGLKIRLDFNAVGSWQTFERFIGNLPPTVRPLIEYVEDPFPFDVNAWKEAKKLVKIAIDNQYDRVPWDRLVAAPFDVIVMKPAKTDIDKAIERCKKWNLKATVTSYMDHPVGVAHAIGVAMELKKKYGEMILESGCLTHRLYQMDPFAAELSTQGPYLLKVKGTGVGFDRLLEATSWFQVKMN from the coding sequence TTGATTAAAATCTCCTACAGCCCTTACACTCTAAAGCCTGTTCAATCTTTGAATGCTGTTTCATCAGCCGCCCCTCGCGAGGGAGTGCTTCTCAAAGTAGAATGGTCTGACGGGTTGACGGGCTATGCGGATCTTCACCCGTGGCCTGAGTTGGGAGATTTGTCTTTAGAGGATCAACTTTCTGAACTTCGCCGCGGTCGTATGTCCGTGCAAATCGAACAGAGCATTTGGCTTGCGCGCAGGGACGCCCAACTTCGTAAAGACAAGAAGAGCGTTTATGAAGGCGGCGAGAAAATCAAAAACAATTATCTGCTCTCTGATTTTAAATTGATCAAGCCGGGCTTTTTGGATGAGTTAAAGACTCAAGGTTTTACGACTCTCAAAATGAAAGTCGGAAGAGACCTTCAGGAAGAAGCTGATATTCTGACACACGTCGCGGCTGCGGGACTTAAGATTCGTTTGGATTTTAATGCCGTTGGAAGCTGGCAAACTTTTGAAAGATTCATTGGCAATCTGCCTCCGACCGTACGTCCTTTGATTGAGTATGTGGAAGATCCGTTTCCTTTTGACGTGAATGCGTGGAAGGAAGCAAAAAAACTTGTGAAAATTGCCATCGACAATCAATACGACCGCGTTCCTTGGGATCGCTTGGTTGCTGCGCCTTTTGATGTGATCGTGATGAAGCCTGCAAAAACGGACATCGATAAAGCCATCGAACGTTGTAAGAAGTGGAATTTAAAAGCCACAGTGACAAGTTATATGGATCATCCCGTCGGTGTCGCACACGCCATTGGTGTTGCGATGGAGCTTAAGAAAAAATACGGCGAGATGATTCTGGAGTCCGGATGTCTGACTCACAGACTTTATCAAATGGATCCGTTTGCGGCAGAGCTTTCCACGCAAGGTCCGTATTTGTTGAAAGTGAAAGGCACAGGAGTTGGTTTTGACCGACTTCTAGAGGCGACATCGTGGTTTCAAGTCAAAATGAATTAG
- a CDS encoding AMP-binding protein — protein sequence MVSSQNELDLYSEKNEILLNPRWPKEDYEKLWALASHVQEERKLQGHVWIATSGSTADSVAGTKLVALSKKALLNSAQSVNKHLNSTAQDVWTQVLPHFHVGGLGIEVRASLVGARVVPSLKEQKWDVHHFYETLKSEKCTLSALVPTQVYDLVTHSYKAPSSMRAIVVGGGVFEAELYKKARVLGWPVLPSYGMTETASQIATATLQSLEQSEYPSVRLLSHARAQKNADGFLQVQATSLFTCYAQNTTEGMKSWDPKVDGWFTTEDRGEIIDGALHVQGRNKDYIKIGGEGTNVARLRSLLENAALQMNPSWPAKLVLLDMPSDRLGSEIHLVSLLSADDTEKVVQVYSEKVLPFEKVRKIYYINEIPRSDLGKVLWGELRKRL from the coding sequence GTGGTTTCAAGTCAAAATGAATTAGATCTTTATTCTGAGAAGAACGAAATTCTTCTTAATCCGCGCTGGCCTAAAGAGGACTACGAAAAACTTTGGGCTTTGGCATCTCACGTTCAAGAAGAAAGAAAATTGCAAGGACATGTTTGGATCGCGACTTCGGGTTCCACGGCAGATTCAGTCGCGGGAACGAAACTTGTCGCTCTTTCAAAAAAAGCGCTCTTAAATTCTGCACAGTCCGTGAATAAACATTTAAACTCCACCGCTCAAGATGTGTGGACTCAAGTCCTTCCTCATTTCCATGTGGGCGGTCTCGGTATTGAAGTGCGTGCTTCCCTTGTTGGTGCGCGAGTGGTTCCCTCTTTGAAGGAACAAAAGTGGGATGTACACCACTTTTATGAAACTCTAAAGTCAGAAAAGTGCACTCTGTCAGCCTTAGTTCCAACGCAAGTCTATGACCTGGTCACACATTCGTACAAAGCGCCTTCTTCGATGCGCGCGATTGTTGTTGGTGGCGGTGTTTTTGAAGCCGAGCTTTACAAAAAAGCCCGTGTCTTAGGATGGCCAGTTCTTCCAAGTTACGGGATGACAGAGACCGCTTCACAGATTGCCACGGCGACCTTACAGTCGTTGGAGCAATCGGAATATCCATCAGTGCGTTTGTTGTCGCACGCCCGAGCGCAGAAAAACGCTGACGGTTTTTTACAAGTTCAGGCGACGTCGTTATTTACCTGTTACGCCCAAAACACGACTGAAGGAATGAAGTCGTGGGACCCTAAGGTCGATGGTTGGTTCACGACGGAAGATCGTGGCGAAATTATCGATGGGGCCTTGCATGTTCAAGGGCGCAACAAAGACTACATTAAAATCGGAGGCGAAGGCACCAATGTCGCTCGCTTGCGATCGCTTTTGGAAAACGCCGCCTTGCAAATGAATCCGAGCTGGCCTGCAAAGTTAGTTCTGCTGGATATGCCTTCTGACAGATTGGGAAGTGAAATTCATTTGGTGAGTTTGCTCTCGGCGGACGACACTGAAAAAGTAGTACAGGTCTATTCAGAAAAAGTGCTTCCCTTCGAAAAAGTTCGTAAAATTTATTATATCAATGAAATTCCCCGTAGTGATCTAGGTAAAGTGTTGTGGGGAGAGTTAAGGAAACGGTTATGA
- a CDS encoding (2Fe-2S) ferredoxin domain-containing protein — protein MKQEENPWSKGVVLVCTKCGKSISPKSLHEEGNAGENLKTFLKKSFKETGDLSKIRIVTSSCLDVCIDEYQAVTYAPVQGPTETFIVHPEEDREKLLQHLREKIK, from the coding sequence ATGAAACAAGAAGAAAATCCGTGGTCAAAAGGTGTCGTTCTAGTTTGCACAAAGTGCGGAAAGTCGATCAGCCCTAAGTCTTTGCATGAAGAAGGCAATGCCGGAGAAAATCTTAAAACATTTTTAAAAAAATCATTTAAAGAAACCGGTGATCTTTCAAAAATCCGCATCGTGACTTCAAGCTGTCTGGATGTGTGTATTGATGAATACCAAGCCGTGACGTACGCGCCTGTGCAAGGTCCTACAGAAACTTTCATCGTTCATCCTGAAGAGGATCGCGAAAAGCTTCTGCAACACCTGCGTGAAAAAATTAAATAG
- a CDS encoding YkgJ family cysteine cluster protein, with protein MEEFKFTGKEWWREGVRFECTGSGKCCTSHGEYGFVYLSLEDRQRFAKYLKISTSTFTRRYCEKTGGIWHLKEDPKNPDCMFLKGKACGVYEARPTQCRTWPFWPEVMNAKSWAKDVKAFCPGVGRGPVIPAEKIEAQLREQIESEKGWGK; from the coding sequence ATGGAAGAGTTCAAATTCACGGGAAAAGAATGGTGGCGAGAAGGCGTTCGTTTTGAATGCACGGGTTCAGGCAAATGCTGCACGTCTCACGGCGAATACGGTTTTGTGTATTTAAGCCTAGAAGACCGCCAACGTTTTGCGAAGTATTTGAAAATCAGCACTTCCACTTTCACGCGCCGTTATTGCGAAAAAACCGGCGGCATCTGGCATCTGAAAGAAGATCCCAAAAATCCGGATTGCATGTTCCTTAAAGGAAAAGCTTGCGGCGTTTACGAAGCCCGTCCAACACAATGTCGTACTTGGCCGTTCTGGCCTGAAGTGATGAACGCAAAGTCATGGGCAAAAGACGTGAAAGCATTTTGTCCTGGAGTGGGTCGCGGTCCGGTGATTCCTGCTGAAAAAATCGAAGCACAATTGCGTGAACAAATTGAAAGTGAAAAAGGCTGGGGTAAGTAA